From a single Capsicum annuum cultivar UCD-10X-F1 chromosome 12, UCD10Xv1.1, whole genome shotgun sequence genomic region:
- the LOC107851885 gene encoding glucan endo-1,3-beta-glucosidase 8, with translation MAHIKMLIWVCCLALWTSFAFGIGVNWGTQAAQTLHPSTIVQMLKDNKIDKVKLFDSDHWTVKYFANTGIEVMVGIPNNQLGKFASDYDFAKEWVKNNVSTHLYNGGVNIKFVAVGNEPFLKSYNGSFLKSTFPALQNVQKALNAVGLGDKIKATIPQNADVYDSGNGGPSNGNFRSDIRDLMQNICRFFKENNAPFLVNIYPFLSLNENKHFPVEFAFFDGTSKPVKDNGISYTNMFDANLDTLVVSMRKANCAGVKIIVGEIGWPTDGDLYGNVTMAKKFYSGFFKKIATKKGTPLYPGYIEYYLFSLTDENQKSIAPGSFERHWGIFKYDGQPKFPMDITGQGRETMPVGAKNIKYLEKKWCILNKYAQDIGKLPSSVQYACSRSDCTATSYGGSCNKLDANGNISYAFNMYFQMNGQDVESCVFDGMAQIVQTNASIGSCLFPLGLDSAGARIGLDSMINILVGFFLFLALL, from the exons ATGGCTCATATTAAGATGTTGATATGGGTATGTTGCTTGGCGCTATGGACTAGTTTTGCCTTTGGGATTGGTGTTAATTGGGGTACACAAGCTGCACAAACATTGCACCCTTCAACAATTGTTCAAATGCTCAAGGATAACAAGATTGATAAAGTCAAATTGTTTGATTCTGATCATTGGACTGTCAAGTACTTTGCTAATACTGGAATTGAGGTCATGGTTGGAATCCCAAACAACCAATTGGGAAAATTTGCAAGTGATTATGACTTTGCCAAGGAATGGGTGAAAAATAATGTCAGCACACATTTGTATAATGGAGGTGTTAATATTAA GTTCGTGGCAGTTGGAAATGAACCATTCTTGAAATCATACAATGGTTCATTCTTGAAATCTACTTTCCCAGCTTTACAAAATGTACAAAAAGCCCTGAATGCAGTTGGCCTTGGTGACAAAATTAAAGCTACCATCCCACAAAATGCAGATGTTTATGATTCCGGTAATGGGGGTCCATCAAATGGCAATTTTCGCTCGGACATTAGGGACCTAATGCAAAATATTTGTCGTTTCTTCAAAGAAAACAACGCCCCCTTCCTCGTAAATATCTATCCTTTCCTTAGTCTCAATGAAAACAAACATTTTCCTGTAGAATTCGCATTTTTTGATGGTACGTCCAAGCCTGTAAAAGACAATGGAATATCATACACTAATATGTTCGATGCAAATTTGGACACATTAGTAGTGTCAATGAGAAAAGCTAATTGTGCTGGTGTGAAAATTATTGTTGGAGAAATTGGTTGGCCAACTGATGGAGATTTATACGGAAATGTCACAATGGCCAAAAAATTCTATAGtggatttttcaagaaaatagcaACGAAAAAAGGAACACCACTATACCCTGGATATATTGagtattatttatttagtttaacaGATGAGAACCAAAAGAGTATAGCACCAGGGAGTTTTGAACGTCATTGGGGTATTTTTAAGTATGATGGACAACCTAAATTTCCAATGGATATCACAGGGCAAGGACGTGAGACAATGCCTGTTGGTGCAAAGAATATTAAGTACTTGGAGAAAAAATGGTGCATCTTGAACAAATATGCTCAAGATATAG gTAAGCTACCTTCAAGTGTACAATATGCTTGTTCTAGGTCAGATTGTACAGCAACGTCATATGGAGGATCATGCAACAAGTTGGATGCAAATGGAAATATTTCATATGCATTTAACATGTATTTCCAGATGAATGGTCAAGATGTGGAATCTTGTGTTTTTGATGGAATGGCACAAATTGTGCAGACCAATGCTTCTATTGGTTCTTGTCTATTCCCTCTTGGTTTGGATAGTGCTGGAGCTAGAATTGGTTTGGATTCAATGATCAACATTCTTGTTGGTTTCTTCCTCTTTTTGGCACTTCTctag